The following proteins are co-located in the Flectobacillus major DSM 103 genome:
- a CDS encoding sensor histidine kinase, with protein MYFFTEKGPISATEDKYLYDVQIKAQEEVKVCSEDAKRIYAVIQQLPANPQFSHFSLTTQHPYFVFKNQQLVYWSDDRFVPDYAMIRGNYAIKSLDLSGSKFLINHFIERGFEVFSLIELYHLYESETNHLKSNYNPAIFSIDPQRLDISRAPATHLNVFSEEQAFLFSVVPPKVDNLKNQSIPVNVILLGILGLFFLTVFILACIWNYNHKHKFEKAFILLAVYLLTIRGVMLFYSLPFIFYESHLFNPKYYASSAIIPSLGDLILNSIAFFILLLYLVNYYYKMKFYFWMMHLSETSKKVLAGVLIVWSFYVFNILYHVLVNIYTHSQYRLDLSLSIDFWERPLKVSCIEVFILVSIIYFLSIHLLSNLFIKLLRRAKLLFVVGLIVVVGLAVMAFYVFTEQMSVFVLSLHWVYFLLVYLLRFPKYLYTFRYQTSIYFFTVSIICAALATFVIYNQAIRRDTVQKQQFGKKYLAENDEIGEFLLSKINTQVRTDSTLQSLTRSAVLPREQIQNYIKKYLLDSYFDYYDVEISVFDLQGNSLDNSSGALNYNDYIARYGSPKYRTNYTGLYFVNEPHNGFLKQYVEFIPVATTSESQVGFVILDLRERDGITRDGVAEFALSGESQPEVSNFSYAVYENNRIVNIGGKDYNYERKMPKDILENPALYTEGVTYSGYKHLAINGKNHRKIIVSSEVLSPSTIYSNFSFLFLILVVTIICVMLMYSTRYGFMKMNVNLATKIQIYLNIAFLLPLILVVGITLSIIGTKLGESQAQAYLSQTENASISIWPAVEKYVQGKMSKPFLSDTLIKIAANSKKYVSVFDTTGRLLATNKQLPYETGMVSPFLNPKAYIKLIEEKERKVSLTDQLGNLSFMSAFVGIRSNDGRLLGVVSVPFYDSKVLYEKEVIAVIGSLLNTFTTIFLVLLLLSYFASNALTVPLRMITNKLKKIDLNKPNEPLSWRSDDEIGVLIKAYNEMLVKLEESKMALADSNKQSAWQQMAKQVAHEIKNPLTPMKLSLQLLQHKLSRGAVIDTVQIKDQIESLTGQIDNLSYIANSFSDFARMPIPKKEVFDFVSEATKVINLFLEDKKIKLIKDIPNSSIYVVGDRHLTGNIIKNLIVNAIQSVPPYRHPTILIKLTVGIEAITFSVTDNGIGIPEDDRSKIFMLDFSTKEEGSGVGLALAKWVVDNAKGSIWFETSNNGGSTFYFTLPLG; from the coding sequence ATGTATTTTTTTACGGAAAAAGGCCCAATCAGTGCTACCGAAGACAAGTATCTTTACGACGTACAAATCAAAGCTCAGGAGGAAGTAAAAGTTTGTAGCGAAGATGCTAAACGTATCTATGCAGTTATTCAGCAATTACCTGCCAATCCGCAGTTTTCGCATTTTAGCCTAACTACACAGCACCCTTATTTTGTTTTTAAGAACCAACAATTGGTGTATTGGTCAGACGATAGGTTTGTGCCAGATTATGCCATGATTCGAGGAAACTATGCTATCAAATCGTTGGATTTGAGTGGGAGTAAGTTTTTGATAAACCATTTTATCGAACGAGGTTTTGAGGTTTTTTCGCTGATAGAACTTTATCATTTATACGAGTCAGAAACCAACCATTTAAAATCCAATTATAATCCTGCCATTTTTTCGATTGACCCCCAACGGCTTGATATTTCACGAGCACCCGCTACGCATTTGAATGTTTTTTCGGAAGAACAAGCCTTTTTGTTTTCGGTAGTACCTCCCAAAGTTGATAACCTCAAAAACCAGTCGATTCCTGTCAATGTTATTCTTTTAGGTATTTTGGGTTTATTTTTTCTGACAGTATTTATCTTGGCGTGTATCTGGAATTACAATCACAAGCACAAATTTGAGAAAGCATTTATCCTTTTAGCAGTTTATTTGCTGACTATACGAGGTGTTATGTTATTTTACTCGTTGCCATTTATTTTTTACGAATCCCATCTATTTAACCCCAAATATTATGCTTCATCGGCCATTATTCCATCGTTGGGCGATTTAATACTCAACTCGATCGCCTTTTTTATCCTGTTGCTTTATCTGGTCAATTATTATTACAAGATGAAGTTTTATTTTTGGATGATGCACCTTTCCGAAACCTCCAAAAAGGTATTGGCAGGGGTTTTGATTGTATGGAGTTTTTATGTGTTCAATATTTTGTACCATGTATTGGTCAATATTTATACTCATTCGCAATATCGCCTCGACTTGTCGCTTAGTATTGATTTTTGGGAAAGGCCACTCAAAGTGTCTTGTATCGAAGTATTTATATTAGTCAGTATCATTTACTTTTTATCTATTCATCTGTTAAGTAATCTGTTTATTAAATTACTTCGTCGTGCCAAGCTTTTATTTGTGGTGGGTTTGATTGTGGTTGTTGGCTTGGCAGTAATGGCTTTTTATGTATTTACAGAGCAAATGAGTGTGTTTGTACTGAGCTTACATTGGGTGTATTTTTTGTTGGTATATTTGCTTCGTTTTCCCAAATACCTTTATACTTTTCGTTATCAAACTTCCATTTACTTTTTCACGGTATCGATTATATGTGCGGCTTTGGCTACGTTTGTAATATATAATCAGGCTATTAGACGAGACACCGTACAGAAGCAACAGTTTGGCAAAAAATACCTTGCCGAGAATGACGAAATAGGCGAGTTTTTACTGAGCAAAATTAATACCCAAGTACGAACAGATTCAACCTTACAAAGTTTGACTCGCTCGGCGGTATTACCTCGTGAACAAATTCAGAATTATATCAAAAAATACCTTTTAGATAGTTATTTTGACTATTATGATGTCGAGATTTCGGTGTTTGATTTACAGGGTAATTCGCTTGATAATTCGTCGGGAGCATTAAATTATAATGATTATATAGCTCGTTATGGCAGTCCCAAATACCGAACAAACTATACTGGTTTGTATTTTGTCAATGAACCCCATAATGGCTTTTTGAAGCAATATGTCGAGTTTATTCCAGTAGCAACAACTAGCGAGAGTCAGGTTGGTTTTGTGATATTAGATTTACGAGAAAGAGACGGTATTACCCGTGATGGCGTTGCCGAATTTGCATTGAGTGGCGAATCTCAGCCCGAAGTAAGCAATTTTAGCTATGCTGTTTATGAAAATAACCGTATTGTTAATATTGGAGGCAAAGACTACAATTACGAGCGAAAAATGCCCAAAGATATTTTGGAAAACCCCGCTCTTTATACCGAAGGCGTAACTTACAGTGGCTATAAGCATTTGGCCATAAATGGTAAAAACCATCGTAAAATTATCGTTTCGTCGGAAGTACTCAGTCCATCTACGATTTATTCTAACTTTTCTTTTTTGTTTTTGATATTGGTTGTAACCATTATTTGTGTGATGCTGATGTACAGTACACGATATGGGTTTATGAAAATGAATGTAAATTTGGCTACCAAAATTCAGATTTATTTGAATATAGCCTTTTTGCTTCCATTGATATTGGTTGTCGGTATTACGCTCAGTATTATTGGTACAAAGCTTGGCGAAAGTCAGGCACAAGCGTATTTGAGTCAAACCGAAAATGCCAGTATTAGTATTTGGCCTGCCGTCGAAAAATATGTACAAGGTAAAATGAGTAAACCCTTTTTGTCAGATACGCTCATCAAAATTGCAGCCAATAGCAAAAAATACGTAAGCGTTTTTGATACAACAGGGCGTTTGTTGGCTACCAACAAACAATTACCTTACGAAACGGGCATGGTGTCGCCTTTTCTGAATCCCAAGGCTTATATCAAACTTATTGAAGAAAAAGAACGAAAAGTGAGCTTAACCGACCAGCTAGGCAATTTGTCGTTTATGAGTGCTTTTGTAGGAATTCGCTCAAACGATGGGCGTTTGTTGGGCGTTGTGAGTGTACCCTTCTATGACTCGAAAGTACTGTACGAAAAAGAAGTAATAGCCGTAATAGGCTCGTTGCTCAATACTTTTACTACCATATTTTTGGTATTACTATTGCTATCTTATTTTGCCTCGAATGCCCTTACTGTGCCTTTGAGAATGATTACCAATAAGCTGAAAAAAATAGATTTGAACAAGCCCAACGAACCCTTATCATGGCGTTCGGACGACGAAATAGGCGTTTTAATCAAAGCCTATAACGAAATGTTGGTAAAGCTAGAGGAATCTAAAATGGCCTTGGCCGACTCCAACAAACAATCGGCATGGCAGCAAATGGCCAAGCAGGTAGCTCATGAAATTAAAAACCCATTAACTCCCATGAAGCTTTCTTTGCAGCTTTTACAACACAAGTTGTCTCGTGGGGCAGTTATTGACACTGTACAAATCAAAGACCAAATAGAGTCGCTGACAGGGCAAATAGATAACTTATCGTATATTGCTAATTCATTTTCTGACTTTGCTCGAATGCCTATTCCTAAAAAAGAAGTATTTGATTTTGTGTCGGAAGCAACCAAAGTTATCAATCTATTTTTGGAAGATAAAAAGATCAAACTCATCAAAGATATTCCCAATTCGTCTATTTATGTAGTCGGCGATAGGCATTTGACAGGCAATATTATCAAAAACCTGATTGTTAATGCTATTCAGTCGGTACCGCCTTATCGTCATCCTACCATTTTGATAAAGCTAACAGTAGGTATCGAAGCAATAACCTTTAGTGTAACCGACAATGGCATTGGTATTCCTGAAGACGACAGAAGCAAGATATTTATGCTAGATTTTAGTACCAAAGAAGAAGGCTCAGGCGTGGGGTTGGCTTTGGCCAAATGGGTAGTTGACAATGCCAAAGGAAGTATCTGGTTTGAAACCAGTAATAATGGAGGCTCAACGTTCTATTTTACGCTACCACTAGGCTAA
- a CDS encoding HNH endonuclease: MPEKKSALKINKISSFWNEKWVDIPFTEVEVPPRYQVSNYGRLKSFQNDPVNGDVIAGSKIQGYKSLNIRAKGNKSLNRYVHKLVAEFFLKKDSEEKKFVIHLDHDKLNNHWENLKWVTRDEMTIHNRDNPAVRDKVIPRRTKNYKLTESKVLMIKKMLRSDKNRLKMIAKQFGITHTQLNRIRSGENWGHVKLDDEK; encoded by the coding sequence ATGCCTGAAAAGAAATCGGCGTTGAAAATCAACAAAATCAGTAGTTTCTGGAACGAGAAATGGGTGGATATTCCGTTCACTGAAGTCGAAGTCCCACCACGTTATCAGGTATCAAATTATGGCCGTTTGAAAAGTTTTCAAAATGACCCAGTAAATGGCGATGTTATTGCTGGCTCTAAAATACAAGGATACAAATCCCTCAATATCAGAGCTAAAGGCAACAAGTCACTCAACCGGTACGTACATAAACTGGTAGCTGAATTTTTCCTCAAAAAAGACTCTGAGGAAAAGAAATTTGTTATTCATCTCGACCACGACAAGCTCAATAATCACTGGGAAAATCTCAAATGGGTAACTCGTGATGAAATGACCATCCATAACCGCGACAATCCCGCTGTTAGAGATAAGGTTATTCCGAGAAGAACCAAAAATTACAAACTAACAGAAAGTAAAGTCTTGATGATTAAAAAGATGTTGCGTTCTGACAAAAACCGTCTGAAAATGATTGCCAAACAGTTTGGCATTACACACACCCAACTCAATCGAATTCGTTCTGGCGAAAACTGGGGCCATGTAAAATTGGATGACGAAAAGTAA